The following DNA comes from Streptomyces sp. NBC_00690.
CACCGCCGGGAATACCCGAGAAGTGATGCCCTTCAGTCGCTGTCCGGCGGATCAGTGCATATCTGCGTGGCGGAGCCGGCGTCTGCGGAATGCTTCACCGGGCAGCCTTCAGAGCAAGGGCCGGGACGGTGTCACCTCTTGCATGTGGACGACGACGTCGAACCAGCTCGCGAGTGACCCGCCCGACATGTGGTGGGCCGCATCATCCAGGGGGTCGTAGAACGGGCCGATCAACCGCGTGCGCGTCGGGGCATTCAGCCGGCGGCGGATCGGCTCCGTGGAAGACGTAGGCGCGCTTATCGAACCTCGTGGCCACAGGCCGGAAGTTCTCAAGGCGTTGATCGTCCTCTCGACTTCGTTGGCCATAGGGCGTTCAGGAGTCGCGCCGCGTCCCCGGCTTCACCCTCAGTGCCGGTTGTTGCTGAGTTCGCAACGCGATTGGCGTGCACCTGCGGTGAGGACTGAGTCTTGCCGGGCTGGTGAACTCCTAGGGGGAAGGTACGCCGTGATCGCATCAACGCAGTCTGTTGGTTCCGTCTTGAGTGTGGGCAGACGTTGGATGGTGCTGGCGGTCTGCTGCATGAGCATGTTCCTGGTGGGCCTGGACACCACCATTGTCAACGTGAGCCTGCCGGCTATTGGGAGCGGGCTGGACGTCGGGACGCGTGGCCTCGAATGGACCGTGGACGCCTACACGCTTGTGTTGGCAAGTCTTCTGATCACGTCGGGTGCGTTGGCGGATCGGTTCGGCCGTCGCCGGGTGTTCCGAGTCGGGTTGGCCGTCTTCGGTGCGGCGTCGCTGCTCTGCGCGATCGCGCCGTCCGTGGGCGTGCTGGTCGCGGCCCGTGCGATGCAGGGGATCGGCGCGTCGATGCTCAGTCCCGTAGCGCTGGCGATCGTGGTCAACGCGATGCCCGACCCGCGGGAGCGGGCGCGGGCGATCGGTGTCTGGGCATCTGTTTTCGGGTTGAGCATGGCAGTGGGACCTGTCGTGGGTGGTGCGCTGATCGCCGGATGGGGGTGGCGGTCGGTGTTCTGGATCAACGGACCGATCATCGTGGCCGCCCTGGTGCTCACCGCCGTGTTCGTACCGGAGTCGAGGGCGCCACGGGCACGGCGGCTCGACCTACCGGGACAAGCTCTGTTGACTGTGGTCATCGGGGTCTCGGTCGGTGTTCTCATCGAAGGACCACACAGGGGCTGGGCCTCGCCCCCTGTACTGGTCGCCTACGCACTCGTCGCCGCGTCTGCGGCTGGCTTCGTCTGGGTCGAATCCCGCCGGAGCGAGCCGCTCATCGACCTAGCCCTCTTCCGGCGCCCCGCCTTCAGTGGCGCCGTCCTGGGCGCCGCGGCGGTCTTCACCGCCCTGAACACCACGTTGCTGCTCAGTACCTTCTACCTTCAGCAGACGCGCGGGTTCGATCCCCTTCACGCCGGTGTGGCGACCCTTCCGATGGCTTTCGGGGCAACCGTCTGCGCGCCATGGTCGGGCCGTCTGACCGGACGGCTCGGCCCGCAGCCACCGCTGCTGTGGGCAGGTGGCTTCACCACGGCTGGTGGACTCTTTCTGGTCGGTGTCGACGAGACCACGAGCATGTTCTGGCTCGCGGCGGCCTATCTGCTGATCGGTATCGGCTTCGGCTTCGCGAACACACCGCTGACGAACACTGCTGTGGGCGGGCTGCCTCCCGATCGGGCAGGTGTGGCCGGGGCGGTCACCTCCACTGCCCGCCAGTTCGGCTCAGCGCTCGGTATCGCCATCGCCGGCGGCCTGGTCGCCGGTACTGGCCCCGATGGCCTGCCGGACGCAGCCCGCCCAGGCTGGATCCTGGTCGCCGCCTGTGGGCTCTCCCTGTTCTTGGTAGCACGCGTGTCGCAACCGAAACAGAGCACCCGCTCCCCCGCAGCCCCGGCTGCCCGGTGAGCCGGGCGACCTGCGTCCCCGGACAGCATCACCACACCGGAGGTCTCACGTACAAGGAATCTTCACCGTCAATACTCCGCGAACAGATCTCCTCCCAGTAGAGGGGAGACGAGCGTCGGATCCAGGCCATGAGAGACCGTGCTACGACAGAGCTTCGAGGATCACCGTTCCCTCGGTGACCAAACCGCCGAGCTGCGAAACCAGAACGTCGGCGCAGTGCCCACTACCTGTGAGAACGACGGCGACCGGCACGTCCTCACTCTGCGAGCACAGACGGGCCTTGCGGACCGCGGCGGGAGTCGCCGTTGTCCCAAGACCCGTGCGTGCGTTGTACGTACGGGCCGGGCGGCCAGGTAGAGGTTCGCGCCCCTACTCGGCGAGCCCGGGCCGTACGTCCTGACCGCACGCGTCGAGCGCTCCTGTGCACAAAGCCAACCTCCCGGCCAGTGGCAGACAACGAAAGGAAGCGATCGCCTGTCCCGAACTGACCACGTGAAGTCCCACGGGTTGTTGGACAGTTCTGTCCCGGTTGATGCTTGACGGTTCCGGCACACCTGGACGGTCGCTGCTCATTGAATTCGGTGTGGCTGACGAGCACGAGGAAGGGCCGGTGGACGACCGGCGATGGATGCCCAAGCACCGGTATCGCGCGGTGCTCCAGGTGCTGGATGGGGCACCGGTCGCGCAGCTGGCCCGCCAGGCCGGTACCTCTCGGCAGTCCATGTACTCCCGGGTCGATCGGTATCACGGCGGCGGGCTGGACGCGCTTGTGGACAGACCCCGGTGGCCTCATGTCTCACCGCACTAGGTACCCACCGAGGCCGAAGCCCTGGTCTGCGAACTGCGCCGTTCGTATCCGCGATGGGGCGCCCGTCGCATCGCCCACGAGCTCGGACAGCGCGGGCTGGGCCTGCGCCCAGCCGCTCGACCGTTCAGCGGATCCTGACCCGCCATGGTCTGGTAGACCAGCAGGAGCAGAACCATCGCCGCGCCTATCGGCGCTGGCAGGGATGGTCGCAGGAGCGGGACGGCGAGCGTGAGGCAGCAGGTGTTCATCCACGTCCGGCTTCCTCGACCGGACGGGCTGCCGAAGCTGATGGAGATACTCGGTCGCTTCCCACCCGTCGTCCAGGCACTGCCGCCCCCGCTGCGATCGCGGAGATGTCCGGCGCTGCTCCAGGACACGACGTTCAGCTGCTTTGCCGGGCGGCGGCTGAGCCTTCGTCCTTCAGCACGATCAGCCGGATCGTGCAGTTCTGAGACGGCTGGACCGTCTCACCAGCTCAGAAAACACCGTCGGATCCGAAAGCTTCTGGAACACAGCGAGGGCCAGGGATGGTGGCACTGGGAGGAAGGTTGTGTCACTGCCGCCTGGAACGCCACCGGCTCAGGCTAAGGTCCGCAAAGGCCAGCACGAACCTCGGTCCACTCGTTGTCGGACGGGTACGCGGCGAGGCCGGCGTGACGTATCGGATCAGCGGCAGAGGGGAGCGGGCGAGGGGTGGGCGGGTGTGCCCTGGCGTGGTGACGGGTCGGGCGCGGCAGGAGGTCGGGGCTCGAACTGCCGAGCGGCTCCA
Coding sequences within:
- a CDS encoding helix-turn-helix domain-containing protein; the encoded protein is MPKHRYRAVLQVLDGAPVAQLARQAGTSRQSMYSRVDRYHGGGLDALVDRPRWPHVSPH
- a CDS encoding MFS transporter, coding for MSMFLVGLDTTIVNVSLPAIGSGLDVGTRGLEWTVDAYTLVLASLLITSGALADRFGRRRVFRVGLAVFGAASLLCAIAPSVGVLVAARAMQGIGASMLSPVALAIVVNAMPDPRERARAIGVWASVFGLSMAVGPVVGGALIAGWGWRSVFWINGPIIVAALVLTAVFVPESRAPRARRLDLPGQALLTVVIGVSVGVLIEGPHRGWASPPVLVAYALVAASAAGFVWVESRRSEPLIDLALFRRPAFSGAVLGAAAVFTALNTTLLLSTFYLQQTRGFDPLHAGVATLPMAFGATVCAPWSGRLTGRLGPQPPLLWAGGFTTAGGLFLVGVDETTSMFWLAAAYLLIGIGFGFANTPLTNTAVGGLPPDRAGVAGAVTSTARQFGSALGIAIAGGLVAGTGPDGLPDAARPGWILVAACGLSLFLVARVSQPKQSTRSPAAPAAR